The genomic interval ACCaacccctcctcctcaccCGGTCTCAGAAACTTTTGTCGCAATCTGCCCTCCATAAAAGACTCATACTCTCCGCTCGAGTCCCTCTCGCTACAGCAAATCTCCAACGGCCAATCGAGATGAGGTCGAAAGTTGGCAGGCACCTGCTCACAGATATCCACAATGTCCATTTCCACCCGCTTCAACTTGTCAAACAAAGGCAAGCCAAAGTACATGATAGCAAGATAGTAACAGTAGAGCAACAGAGCGTATGGGTTTCGCTTTCTGCACAATCTCATGAGCTCCGGAGCCTTGAGGGCCCAAGTTGCCATATTGTCAAAGGAACCGTCCTCCACCACGGCAATATACGTTTTGCTAAATCGTAGCAGCTCGTATCCAATCACGGCCTTGCTCTCCGAGTCGGCAAAGTGCCAGATTTTCCACATGTCTTCCTCGCGCGGCAAGAAAAACGTCTGTTCGCGATCCCAGCAAATAGGCAGGGTGTATACTCCGTCCATGCTTTCTGCGAGGTCGGTGACGCTTTTGCCGATGCTGACGAGGTCCGCCGACGCCGTTTCGCCCGACTCCTCTTGTTCAAAGCTCAAGATGGGCACCACGTTGGGCAGGGAGGCGGCGTGGATGTAGATGGTGATCGAACAGACGACGACCGCGTCCATGAGCTCGTCAGTGCAAGCGGCGTACATGCGTGCGACCTGCTCCAGAGTCTCGGAAAACCAGCTCATGTTCTGcatcagctcctcctcgctctcCGACGCTAGTTGCGGCTTCTGCTGGATGCTCTGATTCACCTTTTGGATCAGCCACACTAGCCGCTCCAGCGCCACGTAGCTCGTGGCCATTCCACGATGTT from Yarrowia lipolytica chromosome 1F, complete sequence carries:
- a CDS encoding uncharacterized protein (Compare to YALI0F03520g, no similarity); the encoded protein is MEYPDLDRLRVTQRPSRLQSLTLQSILAQTKRPTAFFITISLIEVGREVLKEHLDHMTADLKEHPELKQHRGMATSYVALERLVWLIQKVNQSIQQKPQLASESEEELMQNMSWFSETLEQVARMYAACTDELMDAVVVCSITIYIHAASLPNVVPILSFEQEESGETASADLVSIGKSVTDLAESMDGVYTLPICWDREQTFFLPREEDMWKIWHFADSESKAVIGYELLRFSKTYIAVVEDGSFDNMATWALKAPELMRLCRKRNPYALLLYCYYLAIMYFGLPLFDKLKRVEMDIVDICEQVPANFRPHLDWPLEICCSERDSSGEYESFMEGRLRQKFLRPGEEEGLVRGRPDEEGVLREGVGVGLVAD